In the genome of Taurinivorans muris, one region contains:
- a CDS encoding 2-isopropylmalate synthase, with translation MNNRVYIFDTTLRDGEQSPGATMNLQEKLRLAEQLEKLGVDCIEAGFPASSQGDFEAVKAIAEKVKNCQVAGLARCMEKDIERTWEAIKNANYPRIHTFLATSPIHMQYKLRKEPEEVLAMIEKGVKFARSLCPVVEFSAEDASRSDKDFLVKAAATAINAGATVINLPDTVGYAIPSDYAELIGYVIKNCPVSDKAVFSVHCHDDLGLSVSNTLAAIGAGARQAEVTLCGIGERAGNTSLEEVVMALNVRRDLFHLETGIVKEQLFPSCRLLSMIIGKPIPANKAIIGGNAFAHESGIHQDGMLKNRETYEIMTPQSIGRISSDIVIGKHSGRNAVRSKLESLNITDLTEEQFEQIFNAIKALADKKKTIHDEDIESLVVGEVYRMPDSFKLLSVSVHSSTDILPATAAISLEVKGEIKCRAGLGVGPIDAVFNVIADILERSPEVERYAVNAVTGGTDAQGEVTVTLAENGITVTGRASHHDIITSSAKAYVDAMNRIVRKEKDENY, from the coding sequence ATGAATAACAGAGTTTACATTTTTGACACGACGCTTCGCGACGGAGAGCAAAGCCCCGGAGCGACCATGAACCTGCAGGAAAAACTGCGCCTTGCGGAACAGCTTGAAAAACTCGGAGTTGACTGCATTGAAGCGGGTTTTCCAGCCTCAAGCCAAGGAGATTTTGAAGCTGTCAAAGCCATTGCGGAAAAAGTGAAAAACTGCCAGGTGGCAGGGCTTGCCCGCTGTATGGAAAAAGATATCGAACGCACATGGGAAGCGATCAAAAACGCCAATTACCCCCGTATCCACACGTTTTTGGCGACTTCTCCCATTCACATGCAATACAAGCTCCGCAAAGAGCCCGAAGAAGTGTTGGCTATGATTGAAAAGGGAGTGAAATTCGCAAGAAGCCTTTGTCCGGTGGTGGAATTTTCAGCCGAAGACGCCTCCCGCTCCGACAAGGATTTTTTGGTGAAAGCCGCCGCAACCGCAATCAATGCCGGGGCGACCGTCATCAATTTGCCCGATACCGTAGGCTATGCGATTCCAAGCGATTACGCGGAACTCATCGGCTACGTGATTAAAAATTGCCCGGTATCGGACAAGGCGGTTTTCAGCGTGCATTGCCATGACGATTTAGGGTTGAGCGTTTCCAATACCTTGGCTGCCATCGGGGCGGGCGCAAGACAGGCGGAAGTCACTCTTTGCGGTATCGGGGAACGGGCGGGCAACACGTCCTTGGAAGAAGTCGTCATGGCGCTCAATGTGCGCAGGGATTTGTTCCATTTGGAAACCGGCATTGTCAAAGAACAGCTTTTCCCATCCTGCCGCCTGCTCTCCATGATCATAGGCAAGCCTATCCCCGCCAACAAAGCCATTATCGGGGGCAATGCGTTCGCCCACGAATCAGGCATACACCAAGACGGCATGCTCAAAAACCGTGAAACCTATGAAATCATGACTCCGCAAAGTATCGGGCGGATAAGTTCCGACATTGTGATAGGCAAGCATTCAGGACGCAATGCGGTGCGCAGCAAATTGGAAAGTCTGAACATCACCGATTTGACGGAAGAACAGTTCGAACAAATTTTCAATGCCATAAAAGCTCTTGCGGACAAGAAGAAAACCATTCATGACGAAGACATCGAATCCCTTGTCGTCGGCGAAGTCTACCGCATGCCCGACAGTTTCAAACTGCTTTCCGTTTCCGTGCACAGTTCTACGGATATTTTGCCCGCTACCGCCGCCATTTCTCTGGAAGTCAAAGGCGAGATAAAATGCAGGGCGGGGCTCGGGGTCGGTCCTATCGATGCCGTGTTCAATGTCATTGCGGATATTCTGGAAAGAAGCCCCGAAGTGGAACGCTATGCCGTCAATGCCGTAACCGGCGGAACGGACGCCCAGGGCGAAGTGACCGTCACCCTTGCCGAAAACGGCATAACCGTTACGGGACGCGCCTCCCACCACGACATCATCACCTCCAGCGCCAAGGCTTACGTTGACGCGATGAACCGCATAGTCCGCAAAGAAAAGGACGAAAATTACTAG
- the leuC gene encoding 3-isopropylmalate dehydratase large subunit: MAHTLAQKILQMHADEEIREAGQIVRCKVDFVLANDITAPLAIKSFRQMGAKDVFDKDKIALVMDHFTPQKDIDSANQVKGTREFARAYGITHYYEGGEAGVEHALLPEQGLVKPADIVIGADSHTCTYGGLGAFATGMGSTDIAGAMALGETWFKVPPTVRVTFNGTLPEYVGGKDLILTTIGKIGVDGALYKALEFDGTAIESLSVEGRLTMANMAIEAGGKAGLFASDDKTLEYCKAHKNPNPVRIGADKGASYERELVFDVNGMEPVVACPHLPENVKPVSEVGELPLNQVVIGSCTNGRISDMREAAAILKGRKVAKDVRCIILPATPTIWKQAMKEGLLEIFMDAGCIVGPATCGPCLGGHMGILADGERSLATTNRNFKGRMGSLQSEVYLSNPAVAAASAVLGVIGSPKAL; the protein is encoded by the coding sequence ATGGCTCATACCCTTGCTCAAAAAATACTGCAGATGCATGCGGACGAAGAAATCCGTGAAGCAGGCCAAATTGTACGTTGTAAAGTGGATTTCGTTCTTGCCAATGACATCACGGCGCCGCTGGCGATCAAATCATTCAGGCAAATGGGCGCGAAAGATGTTTTTGACAAGGATAAAATCGCTCTTGTCATGGACCATTTCACTCCTCAAAAAGATATTGATTCCGCAAACCAAGTCAAAGGAACACGCGAATTTGCACGTGCTTACGGTATCACCCACTATTACGAAGGCGGCGAAGCGGGGGTCGAACACGCCCTTTTGCCTGAACAAGGACTTGTGAAACCGGCAGACATCGTCATCGGTGCCGACAGCCATACCTGCACATACGGCGGACTCGGAGCGTTTGCCACGGGCATGGGCAGCACGGACATCGCCGGAGCCATGGCGCTTGGCGAAACATGGTTTAAAGTCCCTCCGACCGTTCGCGTCACCTTTAACGGCACCCTGCCTGAATATGTGGGCGGAAAAGATTTGATTTTGACCACTATCGGAAAAATCGGCGTTGACGGCGCGTTATACAAAGCCTTGGAGTTTGACGGCACAGCCATTGAAAGCCTTTCTGTCGAAGGCCGCCTTACCATGGCGAACATGGCGATTGAAGCAGGCGGAAAAGCCGGGCTTTTCGCTTCCGACGACAAAACGCTTGAATACTGCAAAGCGCATAAAAATCCGAACCCTGTGCGTATCGGCGCGGATAAGGGCGCCAGCTACGAACGGGAGCTTGTTTTCGATGTGAACGGCATGGAACCTGTGGTCGCCTGCCCGCATTTGCCCGAAAACGTGAAGCCCGTTTCCGAAGTGGGCGAATTGCCTTTGAACCAGGTTGTTATCGGTTCATGCACAAACGGGCGCATCAGCGATATGCGCGAGGCGGCAGCCATTCTTAAAGGCAGAAAAGTAGCCAAAGATGTCCGCTGCATCATTTTGCCGGCAACGCCGACAATTTGGAAACAAGCCATGAAAGAAGGACTTCTTGAAATCTTCATGGACGCAGGCTGCATTGTCGGACCCGCCACCTGCGGTCCCTGCCTTGGCGGACATATGGGAATTTTGGCGGACGGCGAACGCTCCCTTGCGACGACAAACCGCAATTTCAAAGGACGTATGGGAAGTTTGCAGTCCGAAGTTTATCTTTCTAATCCTGCTGTCGCAGCCGCAAGTGCGGTTCTTGGCGTCATCGGCAGTCCAAAAGCATTATAA
- a CDS encoding 3-isopropylmalate dehydratase small subunit, producing the protein MKYQGKSHKVGDHIDTDAIIPARFLVTTDAKKLGENCMEGLEPDWIKRVSQGDIMVAGRNFGCGSSREHAPVAIVGAGMPIVIAHSFARIFYRNSFNMGLLLLEIGDEVEKIGDGDNLEVDTDAGLIRNLTTGVEIPFPPLPPSMQDLLRRGGLIPYVQSRL; encoded by the coding sequence ATGAAATATCAAGGAAAATCCCATAAAGTGGGTGATCATATAGATACCGACGCTATCATTCCCGCACGGTTTTTAGTGACGACCGATGCCAAAAAACTCGGGGAAAACTGCATGGAAGGCTTGGAGCCCGATTGGATAAAACGCGTGAGCCAGGGCGACATCATGGTCGCGGGACGCAATTTCGGGTGCGGCTCCTCGCGTGAACACGCTCCCGTCGCCATTGTCGGAGCCGGCATGCCCATAGTCATCGCTCACAGTTTTGCGCGCATTTTTTACCGCAACAGTTTCAATATGGGCTTGCTGCTGCTTGAAATAGGCGACGAAGTGGAAAAAATCGGCGACGGCGACAACCTGGAAGTGGATACTGACGCGGGGCTTATCCGCAATTTGACGACCGGCGTTGAAATTCCTTTCCCCCCCCTTCCGCCTTCGATGCAGGACCTGCTGCGGCGCGGCGGGTTAATTCCTTACGTGCAAAGCAGACTGTAA
- the pssA gene encoding CDP-diacylglycerol--serine O-phosphatidyltransferase, producing the protein MTERKKPHKGVYVLPNLFTAGSLFAAFLCVTYCFKGQFQAAALSIFLSAVLDGLDGKVARLTNTASQFGIEFDSLADMVAFGLAPGVLAWTWQLEAYGKLGTAVSFLFVACAALRLARFNVDVAVVSKRFFIGLPSPAAGCTLAAFVVFVPYLPESFLPYLPQFTLFLCILAPLLMVSRVRYFSFKEYGFVKEHPFSVLVAAMLILILLFSEPFFFMFAVIFVYIICGIVYTYVYMPNRKHSLLRRLQKSGDGTCE; encoded by the coding sequence ATGACTGAACGGAAAAAACCGCATAAAGGCGTTTACGTGCTTCCCAACCTTTTTACGGCAGGAAGCTTGTTTGCGGCTTTTTTATGCGTGACATACTGCTTTAAAGGACAATTCCAAGCTGCAGCCCTTTCCATTTTCTTAAGCGCGGTTCTGGACGGACTTGACGGAAAAGTCGCCCGTCTGACCAATACGGCAAGCCAATTCGGCATCGAGTTTGACTCGTTGGCGGATATGGTCGCTTTCGGGCTTGCTCCCGGCGTACTTGCGTGGACATGGCAATTGGAGGCGTACGGCAAACTGGGAACCGCCGTTTCCTTTTTGTTCGTGGCTTGCGCTGCGCTGCGTCTGGCGCGTTTCAATGTCGATGTCGCTGTTGTTTCCAAGCGTTTCTTCATCGGTCTGCCAAGTCCTGCGGCAGGCTGCACCTTAGCCGCCTTTGTGGTTTTCGTTCCTTATCTGCCTGAAAGTTTTTTACCGTATTTACCACAGTTCACGTTGTTTTTATGCATATTGGCGCCCCTTTTGATGGTGAGCCGCGTACGGTATTTTTCATTTAAAGAATACGGCTTTGTCAAAGAACATCCTTTCAGCGTTCTCGTTGCCGCCATGCTCATATTGATTCTGCTTTTCAGCGAGCCGTTTTTCTTCATGTTCGCCGTCATTTTCGTTTATATCATCTGCGGTATCGTCTATACTTACGTATATATGCCAAACAGAAAGCACAGCCTATTGCGCCGGCTGCAAAAGTCAGGTGACGGCACTTGTGAATAA